The following are encoded together in the Drosophila takahashii strain IR98-3 E-12201 chromosome X, DtakHiC1v2, whole genome shotgun sequence genome:
- the LOC138913867 gene encoding uncharacterized protein isoform X2, whose protein sequence is MFYAMKKINGCQCKHCVPIKGPNFPGLRANSGKGILDRMRLAKEQELRASRPDKYPPLPKIKKQENIRQVKLSAGHRPPKRSPFCSTELEKWTRAEISNAFDRLKAKRFRKLLKDGRDFQPTKRNLKKRPISSRELKKWTRNEVENALDRFDRAGTFNRLRDISRFRIKREF, encoded by the exons ATGTTTTACGCTATGAAAAAAATCAATGGATGCCAGTGCAAGCACTGTGTCCCTATCAAGGGGCCTAATTTCCCTGGCCTGCGTGCGAATTCTGGTAAGGGAATTTTGGACCGAATGAGACTGGCCAAGGAACAAGAGTTGCGGGCCAGCAGGCCAGATAAATATCCGCCGCTGCCCAAGATTAAGAAGCAGGAGAATATTCGACAGGT GAAACTAAGTGCAGGCCACAGACCACCAAA GAGATCTCCATTTTGTTCCACTGAATTGGAGAAATGGACGAGGGCTGAAATATCAAATGCCTTCGATCGCTTGAAGGCCAAGAGGTTTCGCAAATTGTTGAAAGACGGCAGGGACTTTCAGCCGACTAAACGTAATCTCAAGAAAAGGCCAATTTCTTCAAGAGAACTTAAGAAATGGACACGCAACGAAGTAGAAAATGCCCTCGATCGCTTCGATCGAGCAGGGACATTCAACCGACTACGAGATATCTCGCGATTCAGAATTAAAcgggaattttaa
- the Inx6 gene encoding innexin inx6 — MYAAVKPLSSYLRLKTVRIYDPIFTLHSKCTIVILLTCTFLLSAKQYFGEPILCISSEKHTEYVQSYCWTMGTYILPAEGEGESSSSWDFAFYSSSSAAESFNLSSLRALVAHNEQYARIVSIAEGVGPETRGVTKRMYLRYYQWVFMILLFQSLLFYFPSFLWKVWEGQRMEQLCCEVGDALILESTYRTRLQMLTKYFRAQFAPIHCCYSLKYAFCELLNLLISILNFWLMDVVFNGFWHKYIHALAAIPVYDWNLWNLMTSRVFPKVAKCEMFVYGPSGTPNVLDILCVLPLNILNEKIFAVLYVWFLFIAMLAAINICYRLLLFCCSELRLQLLRTHLRGMPKAHVRQVLANGGYGDWFVLMCVSINVNPSLFRDLLEQLYAEQRQSRQPLEEQPLSTVVRDPSVAKVDGNPIDPMADRHSVGTVSSRRVEVPTMPTAPTLNLMAPNDEIISMDRFYHESQA, encoded by the exons ATGTATGCAGCCGTGAAGCCCCTCTCCAGTTACTTGCGCCTGAAGACAGTGCGCATATACGATCCGATTTTCACGCTACACTCGAAGTGCACCATCGTGATCCTGCTGACCTGCACCTTTCTGCTGTCGGCGAAGCAGTATTTCGGGGAGCCGATACTGTGCATCAGCTCCGAGAAGCACACGGAGTACGTGCAGTCCTACTGCTGGACCATGGGCACCTACATCCTGCCCGCCGAGGGCGAGGGTGAGAGCTCCAGCAGCTGGGACTTTGCCTTCTACTcgtcctcctccgccgccgagTCCTTCAATCTGAGCAGCCTGCGCGCTTTGGTGGCCCACAATGAGCAGTACGCCCGGATCGTCTCGATTGCCGAGGGCGTTGGGCCCGAAACGAGGGGCGTCACCAAGAGGATGTATCTTCGCTACTACCAATGGGTCTTTATGATCCTGCTCTTCCAGTCGCTGCTTTTTTACTTCCCCTCCTTCCTGTGGAAGGTGTGGGAGGGCCAGCGCATGGAGCAGCTCTGCTGCGAGGTCGGCGACGCCCTCATCCTGGAGTCCACCTACCGCACCCGCCTCCAGATGCTCACCAAGTACTTTCGCGCCCAGTTCGCCCCCATCCACTGCTGCTACTCCCTGAAGTACGCCTTCTGCGAGCTGCTCAATCTCCTCATCAGC ATTCTGAACTTCTGGCTAATGGACGTGGTGTTCAATGGGTTCTGGCACAAGTACATTCACGCCCTGGCCGCCATACCCGTGTACGATTGGAATCTCTGGAACCTGATGACGTCGCGTGTCTTCCCCAAGGTCGCCAAGTGCGAGATGTTCGTTTACGGCCCGAGCGGCACACCGAATGTCCTCGACATCCTGTGCGTCCTGCCACTGAACATCTTGAACGAGAAGATCTTCGCCGTGCTGTACGTGTGGTTCCTGTTCATCGCCATGCTGGCGGCCATCAATATCTGCTATCGCCTGCTGCTCTTCTGCTGCTCCGAGCTgcggctgcagctgctgcgcaCCCACCTGCGCGGAATGCCCAAGGCGCATGTGCGCCAGGTGCTGGCCAACGGGGGCTACGGCGACTGGTTTGTGCTCATGTGCGTCAGCATCAACGTGAATCCCTCGCTCTTCCGGGATCTCCTCGAGCAGCTGTACGCGGAGCAGCGGCAGTCGCGCCAGCCCCTGGAGGAGCAGCCCCTGTCCACGGTGGTCAGAGATCCTTCGGTGGCGAAAGTCGATGGGAACCCCATCGATCCAATGGCCGATCGCCACTCGGTTGGCACGGTGAGCAGCCGTCGAGTGGAGGTGCCCACAATGCCCACGGCCCCGACTCTCAATTTAATGGCGCCCAACGACGAGATCATCAGCATGGATCGCTTCTACCACGAGAGCCAGGCCTAG
- the LOC138913867 gene encoding uncharacterized protein isoform X1 → MFYAMKKINGCQCKHCVPIKGPNFPGLRANSGKGILDRMRLAKEQELRASRPDKYPPLPKIKKQENIRQVCVECSNLLVEIMRKQFRYKLRKLSAGHRPPKRSPFCSTELEKWTRAEISNAFDRLKAKRFRKLLKDGRDFQPTKRNLKKRPISSRELKKWTRNEVENALDRFDRAGTFNRLRDISRFRIKREF, encoded by the exons ATGTTTTACGCTATGAAAAAAATCAATGGATGCCAGTGCAAGCACTGTGTCCCTATCAAGGGGCCTAATTTCCCTGGCCTGCGTGCGAATTCTGGTAAGGGAATTTTGGACCGAATGAGACTGGCCAAGGAACAAGAGTTGCGGGCCAGCAGGCCAGATAAATATCCGCCGCTGCCCAAGATTAAGAAGCAGGAGAATATTCGACAGGTGTGCGTAGAATGTAGTAATTTGCTTGTGGAAATTATGAGAAAACAATTTCGGTACAAACTTAGGAAACTAAGTGCAGGCCACAGACCACCAAA GAGATCTCCATTTTGTTCCACTGAATTGGAGAAATGGACGAGGGCTGAAATATCAAATGCCTTCGATCGCTTGAAGGCCAAGAGGTTTCGCAAATTGTTGAAAGACGGCAGGGACTTTCAGCCGACTAAACGTAATCTCAAGAAAAGGCCAATTTCTTCAAGAGAACTTAAGAAATGGACACGCAACGAAGTAGAAAATGCCCTCGATCGCTTCGATCGAGCAGGGACATTCAACCGACTACGAGATATCTCGCGATTCAGAATTAAAcgggaattttaa
- the LOC108057280 gene encoding N-acetylglucosamine-6-phosphate deacetylase: MQCTWEEKTTSGNCLLQFTNCRLVRGHRIIQEDLWVRNGRIVNPEPVFFEEQVKSHRRIDCGGAIIAPGYIDLQINGGYGVDFSYDTETIEEGVATVARGLVKSGVTSFCPTLVTSPNDSYHTILPRIPSEVPKGAGILGIHAEGPFINPQKKGAHPENCIQTIDKGLGTLEATYGSLERLKIITLAPEKVTDREVIGQLVDRGITVALGHSMASLSDGERAVQQGASLITHLFNAMLPFHHRDPGLVGLLASDAVPRGRTVYFGIIADGVHTHPAALRIAYRTHPQGLILVTDAISALGLEEGVHHIGQLPLQVKQGKAFIAGTETLCGSIAPMDECVRIFQKATDCSVVYAIEAATLHPAQCLKIEDRKGTLDFGSDADFILLDDRLQVLSTWIAGTCVHRTAK; this comes from the exons ATGCAGTGCACCTGGGAGGAGAAGACGACGAGCGGCAACTGCCTGCTGCAGTTCACCAACTGCCGCCTGGTACGTGGCCACCGGATCATCCAGGAGGATCTGTGGGTTCGCAACGGACGCATCGTGAATCCGGAGCCCGTCTTCTTCGAGGAGCAGGTGAAGTCCCACAGGCGCATCGATTGCGGAGGCGCCATCATCGCACCCGGCTACATCGACCTCCAGATCAACG GTGGCTATGGCGTGGACTTCTCCTACGACACGGAGACCATCGAGGAGGGCGTGGCCACGGTGGCTCGCGGGCTGGTGAAAAGCGGGGTCACCTCCTTCTGTCCAACGCTGGTGACCTCGCCGAACGACAGCTACCACACAATACTGCCGCGCATTCCCAGCGAAGTGCCCAAGGGCGCCGGCATCCTGGGCATCCATGCCGAGGGTCCGTTCATCAATCCCCAGAAGAAGGGTGCGCATCCGGAGAACTGCATTCAGACCATTGATAAG GGACTCGGCACACTGGAGGCCACCTACGGCTCCTTGGAGCGCCTTAAGATCATCACCTTGGCGCCGGAGAAGGTCACGGATCGGGAGGTAATTGGCCAGCTGGTGGACCGCGGCATCACCGTGGCCCTGGGCCACTCGATGGCCTCGCTGAGCGACGGCGAACGTGCCGTTCAGCAGGGCGCCTCGCTGATCACGCATCTGTTCAACGCCATGCTGCCGTTCCATCACCGCGATCCCGGCCTGGTCGGACTGCTCGCCTCGGACGCAGTGCCTCGCGGTCGCACCGTCTACTTTGGCATCATTGCGGATGGTGTGCACACGCATCCGGCAGCGCTGAGGATCGCCTATCGTACGCATCCGCAGGGCCTCATCCTGGTCACCGATGCCATCTCGGCTTTGGGGTTGGAGGAGGGCGTCCACCACATCGGACAGCTGCCCCTGCAGGTGAAGCAGGGCAAGGCATTTATTGCCGGCACGGAAACCCTCTGCGGCAGCATCGCGCCCATGGACGAGTGCGTGCGGATCTTCCAAAAGGCCACGG ATTGCTCCGTCGTCTATGCCATCGAGGCGGCCACCTTGCATCCCGCCCAGTGCCTGAAAATCGAGGATCGCAAGGGAACCCTGGACTTTGGCTCGGATGCGGACTTCATACTCCTGGACGATCGGCTCCAGGTGCTGTCCACCTGGATAGCGGGGACATGTGTTCATCGCACTGCCAAGTAG